The genomic interval aggtatttatttgattcattatatatttgtttcgTTTGATATATTAGTTTGAGATCACACACTTCactaatttaaatgtataataagtAGTTGGTGAGATACATTCTCATAGGatgatagaaaaatattatttatataaattgacACGTGTTtcgaaaataatttaataaaaattgacaCTTTAGTTTTAGTTTCATAAATCTCGCATTAGCAGTgttaaaaaatatccaaaaatcgGTGAATCAGATCGAATCGTGCCTTTTGAATTGGTTCTATGGTTCAAATGTTAGATTctggttttaaaaaattaagaaccgatatatttgatttgattactaatttttttttctcaaatcgtAGTTGGAATCGAATTGGAAtcgatattatacttatatatattataattttaatctgttagtttttgtttatttcttttttattgttgattattgttattcattaacttttttatttctagacttgTATGCAttattgctatactaaatggtcgatgtaatctcatttgatgaggtagtcttatgaattattttgttctatttttacttcaagattttaagtattaatgaagttatgagtttattttaattaataaatttatttgtaatttcatattttacgAAAATGTTTAtaagctaaatgttaattggatagaactgGAACCGATCCGGTGTGACGGATCGGTCATGgtttgtttttatatatgtaatgattcgttacgatttttattttttcagaatcATTAAAAATAGTTCAATTATTGGATTCTTATAGACCGAACAAATCTGAAACCGTTGACACCCCTATCTCGCATGCTTCTCTTAGATCTTGCACGATTCCCAAACACGTTTTGTTGGGCTTTTAAAGGGTAAAAAAACTAATGATATTGCTACAAAAATCTAATGACATATCATTAAACTTATAAATGACACTTAGATATTATCTAACCATATAAATCTTGTAATATAGTTgtcaattatattataattaaccTTATaagatacaaataaaataaaataaaaagaaacttttttatttgaataatgtAATTTCTATACATTATACAAATAGAAAGACTTGACGAGAGCATGGGTCATTTTTGCTTATTACAATATACTTACACGAAATTGTAAATAAGCCTTTGGAGGACCACTTTGTCCATCTAGGGATGTTGTTTAGTCAATTGAGGGACGAGTGAAAGCGAATTGGGAATTTTCCATTGAGAGGTGACGTTTGCTGACCAATGACCATGGAGCGAGTAAAGAGCAAGTTCTACTCCACAAGATCAaaatatgcttttaaatttagactaacttctttattttatttatttatttattttaataagcAAGTTCGACTCATCCAAACGTGTCCCACTTTCAATAATGCATTATCGTGGGtcccatcaatttatttattattataccaTAAAAACACGTGACAAGctacattaattaatataaatggttattatttataattatttttattcaaaggGTAATCCGTCCAACTAtattaaatgaatattattcttaatttaaaaatatttttattagttgatgACAAATGCatcaaattttgtaatattttattaataaacaaaaatgattttgaaattaaaaataatgcccGCAATTATTAcgatttaattattatatatattgacatTATCTTTTTTCGCGtcatttgatattaatttttcaCTTCGTTTGTAGTGTCGTAAGTTTGTTAAAAGAACTCAAATGTTTGGTTGCAAACGTATAAGCAACTCTTTAAGTACAAGGCTTAAACTATTTTTTAGGGTTTTGGATAGCACTCAGAAGATgagattttgatttattaataaaataaaaactcgtTAATAAACAAATTTTCTTCATTCTACAAATTTTTCATAAGCTTACTTCTTAAAAATATccacaaaattaaacttaaccTTAGTTTTAAATTACACCAAACCAACCTTCAATTAAATTAGTACATCATTGCATTACTTTTTTCTAATATCATTGCATCACATTAGTTATAGACTTTATAAAACTACTTACTCTAATCCATGCACACTAAAAAGTGTGCATGGATTAACTCTCTTAAGATTATCGTTCTTGGCGACTTTTCGTCGTTTGTGCTCTCAATTTCGATAGATAAAATAAATCGCAGGCGGACTTTTAACTTTTGTGTATGTCGAGTATCAAACTCGTGACCTACTAATATTAATCCTAACGTATCATTTGTTAATCACTTTACCTATACTTTAGGGGCAGTAGGCCAACCCTCTTGACCTTTTTCTTTTGGTGGGTGTAactaaatataacatttttcaaagtgaATCATGTTAATATGATTCCTAATCCTTAATAAAATGGTTGGGTCAGGAGTTGGGAGAATCATGTCATGGCGTAGTTTTGTCTTATTGGATCATATTCTTAGGTCAGCagatgtaaattttaaaatatatattttagaaagtattttgtaatttttttaaagtacaaattttgttataaaacaaaaagatttcaaacatatattgtttgtttacaaaaatttaaataaacttctaACCATTTTGAATGTTcgtattttttcaattttgaaattgaaattgtaaatcaaaatatttatgtttattttatttataataattttatttccaattgattgtcaaatttattattatgcatGGTCCAACCTCTCTAacatcttttatgctaaaagtTTTTGCAAAAAAACTGCTCTTAAGTTCCTCAAAGAGGTATTTCAATACTTAAATTAGTATAAgtttaagtttataaaataatatataacctATTTGCAAATATAAGGAATAGTtgatttattacaaaattttattaaaaaacaaatcTCCAACCAAATTGAATGGATTGTGTCACATATTGCCACATAATCATTGTGTCATGTGTTAACCTATGATCGTATGTGTCAAGTTAAAGAGTCGTGTCTAGGTTGCATATCATTAACCTGACTCAACCCACTTGTTACAGCATACCATTAACTTGACCCGACCCACTTGCTATAATTATAATTCATGTCGAGTAAGATTAGATTACTAGatgaataattcaaattaatgaATGAGTGATATGTAATAACATGAAAGATGGAACAACTCTCTTATCTTTCACTTATTACTTCGTTGTAAGAAATCgatattttttaagttaatgtttgttaaaatgagtaaaataaagatatatcatgataagattgaaatatttttcgaactaatatataaaatattcaagATAAGCTTGAAAAtgattctaatatttttattaaattatttagaatacATTAATTAGATGATATatgagttattttttcttatttataaaattcaagataaatttatttagaagaaaaaaatagatttatttaaataattttaaataataaattacataatttttttttaagttatcaaataaatttaaggTAAAGGTAAGGGTAAGagtaaaagtaataaaaaattgcTCCCAGAGCATAATTCCACTAGCAAAAGAAGTACATTCTGGAGTGTTTTTTGGGTACTCAAGTTCAGTGTTCGAGTCTTGATTATGAAGAAACTTAATAGTTAGAGCAATTCTGAAAGTTGAAAATCACTTATAGGCCTCATGTTTGCGGTGGAGCTAGGAATCAAACTGGCCGTCTCTAATTTACATCTCCTGTTAATATTGCGGGACCAAATAATAAGGGCGTTCGTGATGgtatgttaacaaaaaaaataataataataaaggtaAGTTATACTTTGGTGTGTtaccaaattatttattaaatttcttagaATATATTTGATGAtatatgagttatttttttttataaaatttaagataaatttatttagaagaaaataataaatttatttaaatcattttaaataataaattacgttttttgttttgttttaaatttatcaaataaatttaagataaagGTAAGGGTAAGAGAAAAAGTAAAGGTAAGTTATATCCCACTTTTTCAACCTTTGACAAACGCCGCTAAAGGTAAGTGAAGGGCGGCGGTGATCCCGAGAACAAAGAAGTGTGGAGACGGAGAAACAAATGAAGCGAGCCTGGGACTCCTACCATCGTATGCGTTGGTTGGAAATGGAGTCGCCATTCAAGGGCGATATACTGAGAGGGAAAGTGGCAGTGGTGAGCGGTGGCGGGTCGGGCATTGGCTATGAGATATCTGCACAGCTGGGGAAGCATGGAGCCTCCGTCGCCGTCATGGGCCGACGGCGACACGTTCTGGACGCCGCCGTCTCGGCTCTCCGATCTCAGGGCATCCAGGTTTCCCCCTTTCCCCATCTGGGTTTCCCTTTTATTGCCCAAACATATGTGCACTGCACAGACAGAGGGATTCAAGGAAAATATCTCTGTTCTCTGTTTTGTTTCTAATCTTGTCTACGTTgactttgttctttttttttcactctCTTACTGTATTAATAATATTGCTTGCTTCAGTTTCTTCTCCTCCGTATGATTTCTCACTGCTCCTAACACTTTTTACAGTTACAGGAAATCTTAATTTGCTTTGCTTCTCAAGAATTTGATGAACCCTTGGTGAGAGTGACAAAATTAGATATTCGTTTAAGTGGATGATGGTGCAGAATTACAATTCAACGTAAATTAAACCAACAATTTAGAATTAATAAGATAACAAAAGCAGCCAGTCTTGATCTTCTGCCTGTGTCGaatattttttatcttgctCGATGTGGCCTcggatattttttatttaaaaaaatatatatattttctgattagaaaaatatattttcttaactttatacataaactaaatacatgtatatatagtttttttcaaaagttattttaatttattactaTACAAATTAACAAAGAGtcgaattaaattttttttttttttagttttggtaAAGGAGTGCTAAATATCGAGGCTCCGAAAGTAGGATGCAGATAAGTTTTGCGAGATATAAAAGTTTGGTTGGTTTGACAGATAATGCTATTTGTAGAATCGTTTTGACAATTGATTGGATAAGTTAATTTATCGCGATATTTTAATGTCAAAATATCGTGATAAATTGACAGAAAGAATCAATAATTTGAATACTTACTCATTCTTCCTCACTCATtcattctccttctctctctcttacacACACACAGTCTCTTCTCTCACCGCTGTCATCGGTATCTCCACTCATTGTTTTCGCCAACTTCACCTCCACCTGTCCCTTGCCTACTCTCTGTCTCCCACTCTCTCTCACAGTCTTGATATGAGCACtagatcaaatttattttttataaaatagttttaagtttaatttacttACAACATtgcttaataaataaaaatatgatattaaaaaaatattatagtaatagttaacaaaattattaaattatcttatCTATGTATGTAGGGATAATTGTGTGTGCAGGCgttgggtgggggggggggggggaagagattgtgtgtgagagagagtgagagataaaGAGTAGGCGATGGACGAGTGGAGGTGAAGTCAGCGACAACAATGAGTGGAGATGTCAAAGACAATAGGGGAGGAgactctgtgtgtgtgtgtgtgagagagagaatgaatgaACAGGTATTCAAATTATTgatgaattaatttattataatattttagtgctaaaatatcgcgataaattgaattattcaattgATTGTCAAAACAATTGTGCAAATAGCATTATCCGTCAAACCAACTAAACTTTTACATCTCATAATATTTATCTGCATCTTATTTTTGGAGTCTTCATATTTAGTATTTCTTTACCAAAactagaaaagagaaaaaaaaaaattcattcagCTCTTTGTTAATTTGTAtagttataaattaaaataatttttgaaaaaaactatatatatatatatgtatttaatttatgtataaagttaagaaaatatatttttctagtcagaaaatattttttttgtatattttttaaaatattatatatctttATGATTAGAAATATGTAATTGTCACCTCCACTAGTATAGTACAGTTGGTTATCAGATAATAGATTACACTCAATGATGTAAGTTTGAGTCATAACAGTCGTAATGTGAGAGTTTGTGAGGATGACTCTTTGTGGGCGTTATGCATTGTGTCTTCTACCTGATGTACTGTTGTATATTATGATTAATCTCTTTCACGTGTGTGAAACAATGTGTAAGTTTTACTTTTTTGTGTCCTAAAAATACGTGGttgtctatatttttaaaatataatatatatttagtttctaTAAAgtttagaatatatatttaaaaatgtgtGTTGAGGGAGTGTTGGGGGGCGGGGGTGTTCAGGGGGTTGGAGAGTCTGTACATTATATGCATGCTCGACACGTCGGCGTCGGGCATTTCTTCCGACGCGGGCAGGAGATGCAGACTGCAAAAGCAGTACCCCACCTTACATCAATGTTAAATAAACAGTGTCGTACATCAGGACACTCTTGGAAGAAAATAACAAGAGTTGTTGCAACTTCCGTGATATGGGAAATCACATTtaagataattaaattttagccttttttttattttggtcactaaatttaattttttttaatataatcatagaaatttaaaaaattttgtaatatggTCATATATAAGATTTTATGACTAatgtgacaaataataaaaattattgtaccATGATAACTAATTTGAATGTGTCACgtgttaatatataataatattatattaaaatatcattgcacaatatttttattatttgttatattagCACTACGTCACCCACTCTGGCTATAAAGTGGctgaaaaatcttatatgtgactacattgtaaaattttttaaaattttatgatcacattaaaaagaattaaagtttagtgaccaaaataaaaaacacactaAAATTTAATGATCTTTGATGTGATTTACCCTCGCTCTTATATTTCGATGAACCAaccttaaaaaaataagaataaattatataaaatcccCTGCACTTAGCGTCATGTGTATTTTACCCCCTTGTGATTTTGATTGTATCAAAAAATCTCTTatactttcaaaatgttgcCATCAGtcataatttattgttattttatataattttatacaataatctataatacataattctacatatataattttaatatatcaaaaaaatataaaattttgcattaatcaactaattgcataaaattatgtaaaataacaacaaattgtggctgattgtaacattttgaaagtgtaatgagttttttttatgcaatcaaAAGTACAAAGAGTAAGTTACACATGATCCTAAGTGCAtgggtttcatataatttacctaaaaaataatgaaagaagtatatatatatatatagagagagagatgctaACTCGTTGCATCCAGTAATTACCTTATATTAGTCTGTTAGGGTAAGTTGGCAGTTTAAGTTAGTTAAAAACTTTGGTTGCACAAGTTCGAAGTTTGTACTTGTACCAATTACCAATCCTCATAATGTTTGAATATcaatttagtgattttaaaaCTTGTAATCCATGCATTTACCAAAGAGTGtagagatgaaattttgaaatttgacaCAAACAAATAGTAACGCTCCAAATCTTAAcgttttatgtttcaaaaattataacatttatttttaaaaaaacccataaaaaatgatgtcttttaactCGTagaataaagttaaaaaattaaaaaaaaaatcgagttCTTaactattcaaaaaaatattaaaattaaaaactaaaaaatattttctataactaAACAAGTCTTAAACTTATTGGAATGCTTGCTTGATGTTTGTTGGGAGTGGAGtccaatttcattttttatgttttttggcTGAGTGCCTTAAATTAGTATTGATTGAGCAGTTGATAAGCAATGGAAAATCAGAAACAAACTTGATTATGGTTAATACACTTGAGCTGAGCATTCCCAAATCATTGGACATTCTCACAATTGACAAAATCTTCATATCAACAGACTTGTGCCTCTTGCGGTTTCCTTATGTTGTCTGTTGGTGTTGATATAGCCAGGACAGGAACGTGGAAGCCAGCTAAATAACTATCCTATAGACCGTGAAGTTTTTGTATTCTTCAAGGAAACAACTTTTTTCAACCCTATTTGGGTTGGGAAAATACTTTTGGTACTCTTTGGATTATACTTGAcctacataatatatgtaaaataacaaaaatatccttTCTTTAAAGTGATAAGACGGTGAGACACGAAtgatatttttgacattttacaTACATTATATAGTCCAAAAAGTACCAATAACATAATCTTTGGATTGAACTAAACTAAGAGGCTAATCAGTAGCGGCAGATGTTCTGAAACAATGTACTTTCTAAGTGAACAGTGGACAACTGGAACTGAATAGAAACAAGACAAGTCATATCATCTCAACTTTTTATGCTCTGTTCTCTAGTTCACGGGTAGAAATAATTGGTTTTGAATGATTATTACCGTATTGCTACAGTCTTCACGGGTTTTGGTTGTACCACTGGCATTATTAATCATGATCCGGGGCTGAGTTGGATGATCAAATAAATGTCTGTCTTCTTGACTTCTACTTGAATTCTCGCTTACATTTGCAGGCTATTGGGCTCCAAGGAGATGTCCGCAAACAAGACGATGCAGTTAGAATCCTGGAATGTGCCTTTAAGAAATTTGGCAGGATTGACATTCTCGTGAACGCTGCAGCTGGAAATTTTCTTGTTCCAGCTGAGAATTTGTCCCCTAATGGCTTTCGAACAGGTTGGATTGGGCTGGGTTTTATAGTCATGGACCAAAATCATAGGGCAGTGCGATTCTAGAACGGATGATTAAAACTTGAGTCTCCTTTTTAGAAGTTTAGTGCTTGCTTTCTAGATTCTTGGTGTTACCCTATTGAGATTGAAAGACCTTTGTATGTTCTAGATGTTAATGGGTTGCTTTTAGTGGATTGAATCTCACTGAATCATCCCAGCAATAAATGAAACTGAAAACAGCCTAGAAAGTAAACAAATTAAGGAACCTTATTATACATCTTCATAACTTCATTTGTTGGCCAAGGGTAGGTCCCAACTTTTCCTAGATATGACTCCAGTCTACCAGTGGAGAATAACTATTAGTTGCAGATCTTGTTTGACCGAAATCTAGTCTCAATTTGCTTCGAGACGAGGGCGTTTTATTTTGCTCTGATGACAAGAAGCTAAAAACCTAACACCTGAATGATGAGTTACATGGAGCACGCACCGAATAAAAGAATTACAAACACTTGTACATGCTTCTTCAGAATTGCATCATGCATTACGAACAGAGGTATTTGTATGCATTCGATTAACAAGACGTATACAAATTCGGAAATTCCTCTATGCCTCATTAACCTTGCTGCAAATGCCTTTCATCTCAAATAATGCTCTCCAAGGGCTTCAAATCGACGTTTCCCTTTTGGTTGGTCTTTGCAGTGATAGACATTGATTCAGTTGGAACTTTTATCATGTGCCGCGAAGCGCTTAAGTATCTTAAGAAAGGAGGACAGGGGCGGGACAATCCGTCTACCGGTGGGCTAATCATAAACATAAGTGCTACTTTGCATTACACAGCAACTTGGTATCAAATCCATGCTTCTGCTGCAAAGGTTTGCCCAAGTCTCTGGCTGCTAATATGCAAGAATTATGTGTGTGAACAATTGTCGGGTTCTTAAGAGCTCTCCCTTGTTTCCGTTGCAGGCAGCTGTTGATAGCATTACCAGGAGCTTAGCGTTGGAATGGGGGGCCGATTACAACATTAGAGTAAATGGGATTGCGCCAGGACCCATCGACGATACTGCTGGAGCTAGTAAACTTGGGGCTGGGGAGATAATGACTAAATCAAGGGAGAATGTTCCTCTTTTCAAACTGGGTGAGAAATGGGATATTGCTATGGCTGCTCTCTATCTAGCATCTGATGCAGGTCTGTACAGAATAGCAATAACTGTTATCCTTATTAGATGTTATAGCTTATATGACATATTTTATCCACAAGTCTTCTGTCCTAATTGGACAATAATCATTAGCATTCAAGATGACGAAGCAGCACTTCTTCTACAGCTCCTTGTGTGACAGGGACGAAGAAATGTGGGCCTAATTGAGGAGAAGTTAATATGATTAGGAAGCGAGAAgcctaattaatttatagttacTTATGATGGATTGATTAtacaaattatacaaaattcTGATTTATTGAGTGAAACATATTAGCTTTAACCATAAAACATTTACTCACTTCATTATTCACTCTTACAGGATGTGTTCTCCTTCACCAGTAGTACCCAATGCTCCTATGTTGCCTTGTACATATGTAATGAGGATATCTGATTAAGGTGTTGCATTTGTAGGGAAATTCATCAATGGAACAACACTGGTTGTTGATGGCGGGATATGGCTCAGCAGTCCACGCCAGCTTTCAAAAGAGGCTGTGAGCCAACTTTCACGTGCAGTGGAACAGAGATCCAAACAGACACCAATCGGGATTCCTAAGAGCAAGCTATGATCAAAGATTAAACACGGATTCCCCTCAAAACTGCTAGGATTGATATGAACATCTTCAATCACAAATTGTAGCAAGTTACCATGGTTTGAGATGAAAACCCTCCCTAATCCCTACTTCAATAAACAAAACCTGGGAATAAGTGGACTGCAATCAGCCTAGACACTTCTGTaagatcatgccatgtatgCTGCCTCTACCATCACcacaacaaaatacataaaatctattttctacCTTAAACATTGTTGCTTGCTGCTCATCAGATGCCTCCCGGGCTTTAATCCAATGAATGCACAAAGAGTTACCAGTATCTGCAGCATGTACAAGTAAACATAACGCCTCTTGCTCCCCCCTCctttcttttttagtttttggtggtttgtgtgtgtgtgtgtgtgtgtggggggggggggggggggggggatgatgATGATTCGATATGGTGTCAAGCATGCAAGTGAAATTAGCCATCTCTGCTTTATCTTTGACACCATACACATGCAAATGGGCCGACAGAATATAGAGCAGCCACCCACACTCCACATACGGGCAACATGCAATTTCAGTCCCAAAGACAGCACACCAGAACATATAGGTATAGCCCCAATAATTTGGCAGCAAACACAACGATACCCATATCACAAGCACATTGTCAGCGACAGAATTTTGTTGACAAAAATGAGGAGAAAAAACAAAGGATAAAAAACCTACAACCCTTCTTCAGAAGGAAGAAACTTAATCCAAACAAATAACACATAATCACATTGAATCAAACAACATGTCTTTTCCcagaaatataaacataaataagtATCTCCAACGCTGTACTTTTCATTCGAGGATATGACCATGAGTAGAGAAAAGGAACTAGGAACCTTAAATGAAGG from Diospyros lotus cultivar Yz01 chromosome 8, ASM1463336v1, whole genome shotgun sequence carries:
- the LOC127807811 gene encoding peroxisomal 2,4-dienoyl-CoA reductase [(3E)-enoyl-CoA-producing]-like isoform X1, which codes for MKRAWDSYHRMRWLEMESPFKGDILRGKVAVVSGGGSGIGYEISAQLGKHGASVAVMGRRRHVLDAAVSALRSQGIQAIGLQGDVRKQDDAVRILECAFKKFGRIDILVNAAAGNFLVPAENLSPNGFRTVIDIDSVGTFIMCREALKYLKKGGQGRDNPSTGGLIINISATLHYTATWYQIHASAAKAAVDSITRSLALEWGADYNIRVNGIAPGPIDDTAGASKLGAGEIMTKSRENVPLFKLGEKWDIAMAALYLASDAGKFINGTTLVVDGGIWLSSPRQLSKEAVSQLSRAVEQRSKQTPIGIPKSKL
- the LOC127807811 gene encoding peroxisomal 2,4-dienoyl-CoA reductase [(3E)-enoyl-CoA-producing]-like isoform X2 codes for the protein MCREALKYLKKGGQGRDNPSTGGLIINISATLHYTATWYQIHASAAKAAVDSITRSLALEWGADYNIRVNGIAPGPIDDTAGASKLGAGEIMTKSRENVPLFKLGEKWDIAMAALYLASDAGKFINGTTLVVDGGIWLSSPRQLSKEAVSQLSRAVEQRSKQTPIGIPKSKL